The Colias croceus chromosome 2, ilColCroc2.1 region aaaaaaaaaaagtttttctaCTGGAAAAAGTTGTTAGATCCAAGTAATACCAAGTcgtttatcttattttatccCTATGAGACCTTCTGTGATCTGTCTCTTAAGTTATTCCGTAAATTATTaccataacaaaattaaaaatctttaacgtttttaattaacaaaatcgaCTTAGCTATCGTTTGGAAAAGTTATACTACATATTCGTTTTGGGGAAAAGTTTCAATCGCTTGGAGCGCAATGTTTTCATACGATGGCCAAGTCGTTCTACCTATTTAAAAcgttaaagatttttaatcCCATATAAGTGTATGGGATTACAAGTTATTCACGCAGTTGGTGTATCTATATCTAGAAATATggacaaaaaatatagaatgtTTGATTTTTCCCTTGATTTAGACACTAAACactaataatattcaatttgaagattctattctattctataaataaagaaagttTGACAAGTTTAAATTGTGAAACTACTGCTtctttgaatgaaataaatataccttGTTTATACAATCCCTGCTTAGTTACTGCAAATTCAGTCTTCTGTCTTTATTCACAACAAAGTTATAGGGGGTTGAAAAGGGCCTGTATTGCTTCGAGAAAAGGATGGTTGGCAGTGCTGCTTGTTTTGCTCgacttggcgggggcactgcCGTACCCCAGATAAAACGAGaattgaaaagtaaaaaaataagtatttgtgATTGTGGGGCAAGAAACAGAAAGCTAAACAGACGTGAAAAACATGTgcccaataaataaaaagacgtgtggcactcggggactgccgcatagcatgccttcaagccacacctccgagcccgtcagaggtgagcgtgaggttttttcgttacggaatctctcgattcggtccccgcgctcaaggcccgcgatagaagctatgcaatagtttaataaaacaaaagggAGGGGAAGGTAGGGATAGGGGATATCCATTTTCCTTTTCCGATATTATTCAAAGAACATAATTTAGATAAGaatatcatattaaaaaaaatactataccTAGTATTTTTAGCTATCGTTGGTCTTAAAAAGCTTTGCTTTTATATGAGAAAAATATTGTCATTCCAACCATTATAAGGGAACCAAGAGAGGAccaattagaaaatattaatccGACAGACAAACTTTTTAATGATTGGTGGTCAACGttgtgatatttatttatcaattatttattctaatttagTCAAGTATTTTAATGCGGTACGCTTACAGACAATCCGAGTTCAGGAAGTGGGAGGGGGGGAGCTTTTAAGGCTAAAAAATGGTTTCTCTTAAAATCCGACAAAACAAGTCTAACAACTTCTCAAACTCTATATTTTCTCTTTATATCGGCTTTTCGGTTacatttcaaaagaaaaaaattcatCTGATCAAAGTAACGATACGACAGCTAACATTTGACAGCATGTTCATAAACAAAATGATGTCGATAAAAACATTTCAGGTCGTTTGAGAAATTTGCCTGACTTGGTGAAAGCTCATTATCACACTGTTTGTATGCATTTTCTGAGTAAATTTACTATagtaatgtatattatattttacactatCAGAAACTAGATAtttcaacaaacaaaaagCCTTCAAAAAGCCCCCAAACTTTTTGAAAAAAGCTGATATTTTGACGTCAGAATTTTCGATTGAAAattaggttgtttttttggtattaagttaaaataaggcgaaaaaataaatattttcaatcaaataaattacagtgtaTTTGGGAAATAAGTAATAAGGTAAGTTTTCACCAAAtatcgtagaaaaaaaaattttttgaaagagatataaatattgattaaataacatgattatataacatgataaattttaaccaaaaaccattgagataatattaatatggagcagacaccacgaacaaaatctgtgcgccaagcgagGCGGCAcggggcgcgcgaatgacggctagacagtcatagattatgcgatgtctttgtacttacttaatatttattttaggtataaactgactttactacgcggggctaacaatatctggcatataatataggatgatgtaaatagtgacgtcatatggaataatttaatttttttcgtgttttaggttcagtcagggctatgggaagttttattccttacaaattgagccttttttagaaaaaaaataatttttccctttcttcacggcccagacatggaaaccttgaatagaaaaaatattaattacttatctctgaactagcggtccgccccggcttcgcccgtggcacatatttcgcaataaaaagtagcctatgttctttctcagggtcttaagattgtctgtgccaaaggagaatgctcatgaaagtatggaccacagtacagtgttgcgtcaatgccagagtggttttggagggttcttcgatattcaaaaaatttttaccaattgatttttttgtgataaaaacaggggttttcaagatattgagaaaaatgtgaaataacctcaaaacttaaataaccccgatttagttaggtttatatgtgatttaggtaacattttatcgtccaaaggttatttttcgattaacatatttaatctatgcgtagagcttatgctttcagacaaagtctatctgttcatcggctagtgtaggtaggcaccagaaatcttccgggacggatttcaagaaaacctaaatatatacttaaaaaatgccaattgagtttttattcggattacatgttgttgttgctgttgttgtttgaatcattttttcactacatattcgaagaaagaaacaaataagaaataactggttacctaccaagctatgtcataataatattttttttatatatacatatttatattattttacttcactatctttgttaaaacaacctacagtgtataaacaataacttaaagagtgattttatgttaattgatttttttttgtaattcaatgaaaacaataatcgatattaatacatttagctatttaccatagtaaatgtaataagttaccgcttggttaccgtggtaaccggtaatggacactaaatctataataacggatctaaacaattacatgtcttattagattttacaaaacattccctgttcaaaatatattttccgatggtaagaaggcctctaaattgccgagattttttttaatagtattgttgtcttgatgcatgagaaaaaccagtaccaaaaatgggcattctcttttcatcaaaatcggtccagtagtttatgagcctattaattacaatcaaacaaacaaacaaagttttcctctttataatattagtgcagataaataaataataattcaattacacgttcaagtcagtagcttatacaatatcaattaaaaacttgtaattgattttcatatttcatgatttcaccttttttcaattaacaaccagtctatgcttttctaaatatgtaaaattattattttatactataaaaatatacgccagcaaatattactaacaacacttatttcatgcccaatgtcatatcttaaatttttaatctatgacaaaatgtcgcccgccaaaaattttgctctaactaagttttaaaaattattatctagttacttactgatgaaaagttattcctttgcacttttccgtattctttgtattatttgtgcaatatcgtaacacacacgtaggcatatttgatgcgtttcactttaaaacaaataaaaaatgagcgtgacgttcgcgccaatgagcgagcaagcgactgagtgcagttacgccacatgacgtatgttgagtggaacataagtgatgtaggcggtatcgtctccatattaatattatctcaatgccaaaaacttgttttttttttttaatttttcacctaaattttgaggttatgtgaaaaaattgcGAATACAAAAGTTGTAGAACTTTTCatctaatatctaaaaatctatgaagaataaaaaaataaatttagtaaattacttaaataatatcttactaaaataagatatttgatgaaacaaaatatctcTAGATTTTGTTGTACCTTCGagtataactttttattaaatttttattattaaccatataatattatgggaACGCTGGCTGTtcaaacatataattatttaaaaatattaattcatatttagtaggtaacctacctatttttaaatcaaggAGTAGGTACGTTAAtcgtgtaaaaataaataaagtgtaattgtatatttctttatttaacaaatagcTATTacatctacataatattaatgctAATATGGGGGAGTAAGAGCTTCGTTATTGCAAGAAACCTTGTCAGCATCTTCACAGCGACCAGAGAAATCGTTGAAAGCAGTTCCAGGGTCGCAAGACAGCAGGCGAGGAAGATCATCACCCGCTTGACACGAGTAGAAGGAGTCACAGCTGCTGGGGAATctataatagtaaaatattttattataatttgttgatAAGAATACCAAAACCTTTATACGCAGCTGGTAGTATtctggtacatattttaaagtatattatGATTGGAAATGTATCGATTTTAGTAAATCCAAGAGGAATTTAGATAGCGAGCAATATGCTCGTGCTTTTATTTGCGACTAGACTATTAATCAATATTGCAGAgagttaaaagtaaataaaaaataaacgataGAAGATGATAGAGACGATAGAGATGCTTAAATCGTAACTACTGTGATTAAGAAAAGTATCTACTCTAATCACTATCACACTATCTAAATGACGAAAACCCGAAAACCAAGTTTGGAtggaattaatttattaaaagtcTTACTTGTGACTTGTCACGATTGCGTTACCGTCCTCGTCGTAGGTGACAGGAGGGCACTTGAATCCGAGGAAAGCTGGAAAtgtttagatttttaataataagacAGAAATTCAGGTTAATTGTGGAAAGTTAATTGTGGTAAGATCctcaatttttatataattagtatatCAATTTCCTTTGATATAATTAGTATGGGACAGAAATTTATTACCTTCAACGTTGCAAGTAGGCACTAGGTCAGCCCAGTCGCATCGGCTGGTGGCTGGGTTAAAAGCAAGGCCAGTTGGACATTTCATCGCGATGGCTTTTCCATCCATACATAACTGAAATTTTCCGCAATCATTGGATGAAGCCGTAGGAGACGGGAAATATCCATACTGGTGTGGGCACTCAGGTGTTGGATTCGGAGCCTCTGTTGATTTGTAAGAATTTTCAGTATTGCAATGGCATACATACcagattatttattctataatatCTTCTTGTTTATACTTACGAGTTACGCCTGTGCATGTTTCGTCCATTGGATATTCACAAGGATAGTTAGGCCATTTAATATCGGGGTTGTAGTGAAGACCATCGGGACATGACATTTGGACAGCGACATAGTTCTAGATAAGAGAAAGAAGTTATAAATGAGTATTTAACTTCTATATACCATTATTAGATGtgctaaatatataaacttaCTTTGCATTCTATGTAAGTATCACATTGGCCATCTTGTTTAATGTAGGCATTTCTATGAATACAATTTTCTGCCGGGGCAACGACGGCCTTTATAGAGTCAGCGCTAATGCCTGAAATATACCATTGTATGTTAAGGATTTGTTCTTACTGGATTACAAAacaaagatatattttatacttacaaGAAGCAATCCAGACGCTTGTCAAAGCCacgaataaaaacattttgaatTGTCTTTCACCTTCTTTTGATTAGACTTGAAGAAGGCGAATGATGTCAATAGCATGAACAGctttgttttataagaaagtactaattaatttccaatatttttagatttaatactggtaattttatctttaccACCGATAGATGTCTTGTAGTTAATTAGTAATAATTGAGTAACTATTAATTTCGGTAAAAATTGAAACACACATTTTATTggaatgttttaataattataaaagtcaTTAGATTATGTTTGACTGCTGTACAGACATTAGTAACATAGTAACACACTtaacaatattgtaatacttaGAGCTGTGCTGTACAGTAACTTAAGaagtttatttacaaagaaacTACACGAGTTgagttagaaaaatattttattgaggtATTTCCTGCTATTGTTCTGTTACATTCTCAATCTCTTGTTTTGGTTcgctttcataattatattcttgTTCCTGTAACTCTTCTTTACGGTCATCGTCATAGTTCGGATTAACTGTAGTAAAATCTCCAAGACGAAGTTTCGCGAATTTGTTTTGAGCGGATTGTCGTTGTGTCTCAGCTTTTCTGGAAGTTTCCGCGCGGTTCCTTAATTCAAGAGGGCATGAGGAAACTTCGTCGGCCGCAACGCAAGATTCGCTGAGATCATCAAAAGCGGTATATCCACCGCAAGCGAGGCGACGAGGCCTACCGTCGATACATATGAAGTATTTTTGACAATCTTCTTGggatctgtaaataaaaatcaaataataaagttcaacaataaacaaatacctaacgtatacatattattcaaGTCCGtcttaaaaatgttttcgTATATTAAGTTTCTAATTTTAATCGATAAACGCAGCGGTgcatttatattgtaaaaaaaaaactgaacttTTGTTATTGCACTTTGACCGTAATATGAGggataaaaattgttttttgcaAACTATTTACTGCAGTAATCACATCTGGGTACTAATTAGTAAAGTTTTAAATGACCACTGAGTTACAGCGAATGAGTCTCTTATTATGACCAATCGAATTTTTCCAAAACGATGGATGcagcatattattataaaatacctagATTTAGCTTAATTAATGCACGATAATTATTGATAGCTTTTCACACAAATCTACCGCATAATTTTCGAATTAGCACGAAAACTTGTTATGCTGACAGTTTTGGTatttctaattataattacataacgTCAAGGCCAGCGCTCATCGTTGACATTTAAATAAGTGACGACCGCTGACCGGCGATACTAAaaggtaatatattattatccttTAAGGCATAGGTATCTAATACAATAGACAATTTAcactaatatattaattattaataatagtaaACATACTGAAGtattaaatgatataaagctagggattagtatttatttgcataaaaacGTAACATTGGATCCAAAGCTAGATTCGAATATGGTAATTACCATAATAAGCGCATTAAAATTCATACTGTTAGTGACATTGTACGTCAATAATtcaagttttattaatttcattaattaattattatatatcgaTGTGTTTATCATATGAGAGGATATGgccataattattaaactacTTAGGGATCGAAGTTTTTTGTCTTCTAATGCCAATAATCACAACATAAAGATCCTTTTAATAATGCATTATGATCtaggtaatttaaaatatggtCTTCAGTCCTAGTGGAAAACGGAAGATGTAACCTTGACTATGTCCATTTTCttactaatataatacaaaaaattatacctataaaatCTGAATCCAGCAGGTGGTCCAAGTTCCTTGGAAATGGGGACCTCAGGACAACGGAATCCAAGGAAAGctggaaataaaattaacatggTGTTTATGAAAAGacataattacattaaaaagtacattacctacctaatttaaaaatttacatttttaatccattattagAAAATGTGATAATTTACGAAGTCTATTAagatttttacaaaacatagtgaaaaataaattgagctttacatattaaatagaGATAGAGTTGTagagtttgatttttttatatttttacgttaatttcaatattaaaacttaCATAGAGTcatcgtatataaaaatggGGTTACCTTCAGCATCACAATCGGAAACTAGATCAGGCCATTCACAGCGGTAAGTATCAGAGCTGAAGGCAAGACCCTCAGGGCAATTGAATTCGTAGGCGACTCCGTTCACgcagtttttaaattttccacAGTTACTCCTATCTCCAATTTTGAAGTATCCAAATTGGTGTGGACATTCATCTGTGGGTTGTGCTGGTTCTGAAATAATATGTGTTTGCAAATTATAATCAAATGTATCATACGACTACGACATTTAAACTGTATTGGTGCTACACTTGGTGCTACATGTACCAATATAGCTTTAGGAAAAACTTCTCcaaaacattttcaatttaaggatatatttaaaaatcatgtttaaaaaaaacttgagcGTTGTCAAGGGACATCCACatagagagagacagacagagaacCACGCGCACGCCGCAAGGCTTAACAACTCTATAAAAAAGTGTCGTGACAACTTttcgtaagaattttttccgtctacacgataaggaacttcgttccaataaaacattattaaattatcctaagtaatatattagaatattagCAATATAAAtccttcaaaatattttttgaaaatagaaaaccaaaaaaactaTGGTGTCAAGGTTTTTCTGATTAccaattttacaaataaataaaaattccccTTGCGAGGACATTTTCTGTagtaaaagcaaaaaaaaaatatcgttattagtatagtttttaattaaatctacaataaaattatatttcgaATCATAAGAAGGCGCTATGGTTAAaactatatacctacttatactgTTTACATGAGATAAGATTAAATACTTACGAAGGGCTGATCGTCCAAGACACGGCACGTCAATGGGGTATTGGCAAGGGTAAACATTGAATTTCACATTTGGGTTGTAACGAAGACCATCTGGACACGTCTTTTCCTCTGCGGTGCCATTCTGAAAAAAACAATTGTTATGCaatatgtttttgtaaagaatattgcattttaatgttaatagcTGACCCGGCGGAGGTTGCTGTGACAAATCACTTCTCCCTTTAACTTAGGTGCATAGGTATTTCCAGACCAAACgaatattaatacaatttcCCAAAGGTCAGACGTTGCGAAGACTTttggttattattatataaaatacatataaagatAATGTCTATTACATAAGGTTACTAGTGCATGTGTAGGGCAGGCGGTTTAATACCTATACCATGCATTAACTAGTATTGCGGAAGCTTTACCTTTCTAAAGacttaaatgttaaataagaTAAAGTCAAATACGAAAGACAAATGAAAGTGAAATGTACGATGAGCTGCTATTCGTGCAGCTTCAAATAGAAAATAACGTTCATATCAAAACAAAATCATGTATTTTGGCTATCTAAAAGTAAATCCAAAGATaatcgtttttaaataaaaattaatcttatcaCCAACAACATGTTAATGAGTGTAAAAATTAGCGCTAGGTCTTTATAGTTGGAATTATCTAATCTTTTTAATTGCCGATTGTTGTAGGTGAAGTTCAAGATTTCAAgaagattataattattcaagataatttttaaattttgtctgGATTATAACTAgacgataatattattaataaaaagcacACTTACCAAGCATTCAATGTACCTATCACAGCTTCCAGGAATGGAGTAACGTTCGTTTTTCTCAATACAAGTTTTGCTGCTTAAAGATATTGGCGCAGATTGCTCCTCGTATTGATCAGCTGGTGCCCCACCATTCACGTCACCTTTGTCGGATATTTGTCTTCCTTCAGCAACATCACCGGAATTGGAACCATCTTCGATACCGACGTCGCTTGACTCTCTTAAGTTTGCAGAATCTTGACTAGCATCTCCGATGTCACTTGACTCTCTTAAGTTTGCAGAAGCTTGACTAGCATCTCCGATGTCGCTTGACTCTCTCAAATTCGCAGTATCTTGACTTGCCTCCCCAATGTCACTCGACTCTCTCAAATTCGCAGTATCTTGACTTGCCTCCCCAATGTCACTCGACTCTCTCAAATTCGCAGTATCTTGACTTGCCTCCCCAATGTCACTCGACTCTCTCAAATTCGCAGTATCTTGACTTGCCTCCCCAATGTCACTCGACTCTCTCAAATTCGCAGTATCTTGACTTGCGTCACCGACATCAGCGCTTTCTTGTAGTTCAGCGACATTATCCTGGTTTGCAGCGCCCACATCACCTGCTTCTTGAAGCTTTGCACTACTAAAATCATTGTTTTCCATCGCATCGGCTATATCTTCAATACTGAACTCATCATCCTGATTAGCATTTAATGAATCGTCAGTGAGAATTTGGCCATAAGctgttaaaatacaaattacaatttatatgtatgttttttataacTTAGACCATATTTAAGCTTGCGCATAAAACATAAATCGGTAGGctgcttatttttttcagtaataacactcacattattttgatGTGCCCTACAAAGATTTcgtgaaaatataaaacaagacAAGAAATTAGAATACTCGATAGCAGAAACAAGGTTTGAATAAAGGAGCTCGAATTTAGTTTTCCAAATAAAATCAagttctttaatatttatgagtaTTTGTGATCTTTACTTTGATTATTACTTCGCGGTTTTAATGTgccattaggtacctacttgtcTAAGTTGTACCCTTTGTAAATTACTATAAACGCTACATcggttaggtaggtacctatagtcactaacatattatttaatttattttgttcattttaaGAATTGTGTTAAAGTTTAGTGAATTCTCAGCCCAAGCTTAATAAATTGGCTTCATAATAACAAAATCAAGGtccattaaataaattaagtttctTGATTTATGATGACTGACATTGAGGcgttaattacttatttaaaaaaatgagcCAGTTTTAAGGTGGAATTTATACGGATATTTGTCGAAGATAGGTcacattgaatattaatttataatcttaAAGCAAAGATGACAATTTAATGCTGATTTCGTGCTGTTGTCCTTTAAATTGAACGTTCGGAGGTCAGTTTATATGACTATTGCATTGacttataaaatacacaatatgTATTTAGACGGAAGGCACGAGAGAATTTGAAGTATGCAAATGTTTAAAGtgaattttaacaataattaattattaatttatgtttattgtatagaGAGGAAGCtaggtactatttttttttataatataaagttcccaaaatgttttcataaattgtaattaaatagtaaCTTGTACATATGGGgatttatgtaggtaattgttAGGAGTGAGATGTTGTAATGATCTGATAAGGatataagtttataataaaagtttattatttgtcATCGAGCAATAATTATGAACGGCAATAATAATTGCAACATGCTGAATGCAATTATGTTTATGTACTTATCAATGTATGGACATTacaatcaatataaattttatttacgcataatgtatttattttaattatgttgaattattttataataaaaactatattaacgtatatataaaattgttatgtataattaattaaataataataaattctatacaaatatgaaaactgaaaagg contains the following coding sequences:
- the LOC123703748 gene encoding chondroitin proteoglycan-2-like isoform X3, with the protein product MRVFVFLACICAVAYGQILTDDSLNANQDDEFSIEDIADAMENNDFSSAKLQEAGDVGAANQDTANLRESSDIGEASQDTANLRESSDIGEASQDTANLRESSDIGEASQDTANLRESSDIGDASQASANLRESSDIGDASQDSANLRESSDVGIEDGSNSGDVAEGRQISDKGDVNGGAPADQYEEQSAPISLSSKTCIEKNERYSIPGSCDRYIECLNGTAEEKTCPDGLRYNPNVKFNVYPCQYPIDVPCLGRSALQPAQPTDECPHQFGYFKIGDRSNCGKFKNCVNGVAYEFNCPEGLAFSSDTYRCEWPDLVSDCDAEAFLGFRCPEVPISKELGPPAGFRFYRSQEDCQKYFICIDGRPRRLACGGYTAFDDLSESCVAADEVSSCPLELRNRAETSRKAETQRQSAQNKFAKLRLGDFTTVNPNYDDDRKEELQEQEYNYESEPKQEIENVTEQ
- the LOC123703748 gene encoding chondroitin proteoglycan-2-like isoform X1 gives rise to the protein MRVFVFLACICAVAYGQILTDDSLNANQDDEFSIEDIADAMENNDFSSAKLQEAGDVGAANQDNVAELQESADVGDASQDTANLRESSDIGEASQDTANLRESSDIGEASQDTANLRESSDIGEASQDTANLRESSDIGEASQDTANLRESSDIGDASQASANLRESSDIGDASQDSANLRESSDVGIEDGSNSGDVAEGRQISDKGDVNGGAPADQYEEQSAPISLSSKTCIEKNERYSIPGSCDRYIECLNGTAEEKTCPDGLRYNPNVKFNVYPCQYPIDVPCLGRSALQPAQPTDECPHQFGYFKIGDRSNCGKFKNCVNGVAYEFNCPEGLAFSSDTYRCEWPDLVSDCDAEAFLGFRCPEVPISKELGPPAGFRFYRSQEDCQKYFICIDGRPRRLACGGYTAFDDLSESCVAADEVSSCPLELRNRAETSRKAETQRQSAQNKFAKLRLGDFTTVNPNYDDDRKEELQEQEYNYESEPKQEIENVTEQ
- the LOC123703748 gene encoding chondroitin proteoglycan-2-like isoform X2 — encoded protein: MRVFVFLACICAVAYGQILTDDSLNANQDDEFSIEDIADAMENNDFSSAKLQEAGDVGAANQDNVAELQESADVGDASQDTANLRESSDIGEASQDTANLRESSDIGEASQDTANLRESSDIGEASQDTANLRESSDIGDASQASANLRESSDIGDASQDSANLRESSDVGIEDGSNSGDVAEGRQISDKGDVNGGAPADQYEEQSAPISLSSKTCIEKNERYSIPGSCDRYIECLNGTAEEKTCPDGLRYNPNVKFNVYPCQYPIDVPCLGRSALQPAQPTDECPHQFGYFKIGDRSNCGKFKNCVNGVAYEFNCPEGLAFSSDTYRCEWPDLVSDCDAEAFLGFRCPEVPISKELGPPAGFRFYRSQEDCQKYFICIDGRPRRLACGGYTAFDDLSESCVAADEVSSCPLELRNRAETSRKAETQRQSAQNKFAKLRLGDFTTVNPNYDDDRKEELQEQEYNYESEPKQEIENVTEQ
- the LOC123703741 gene encoding protein obstructor-E-like; this encodes MFLFVALTSVWIASCISADSIKAVVAPAENCIHRNAYIKQDGQCDTYIECKNYVAVQMSCPDGLHYNPDIKWPNYPCEYPMDETCTGVTQAPNPTPECPHQYGYFPSPTASSNDCGKFQLCMDGKAIAMKCPTGLAFNPATSRCDWADLVPTCNVEAFLGFKCPPVTYDEDGNAIVTSHKFPSSCDSFYSCQAGDDLPRLLSCDPGTAFNDFSGRCEDADKVSCNNEALTPPY